Part of the Stigmatella erecta genome is shown below.
GGCCTGCCCCGCTCCATCCTCACCTACCCCTCGTGGGACAAGCGGGATGACGAGCTGCACTACCTCATCGCCGCCCGCGCGTACGCGCTGGTGCTCGATGCGGACGTCAACCTGATGCTCTTCCACTCGAACCTGTACCGCAACGCCTTCGAGGACAAGACGCAGCTGGGCTTCTCCTTCTCGCGCTACTTCTTCACCGACTACGAGCTGCACGTGGAGGCGCTCGTGGGCTCCGGCTCCCCCAGGCTCTATGCGGCCCCGGACTGCGTGGCCTCCCCGGAGGCGGCGCTCGGCTGCGCGGAGCGCGGCGCGGACTTCCTCGTGCCCCGCCGCATCGACGAGGGCCGCATCCGGCCGCAGCTTCTCGCCGGCACGCGCTACATGTTCAGCGACGAGTCCATGGTGTCGCTGGAGTACCTCTACCAGGCCGACGGCCTGAAGAAGGCCGAGGCCCAGGACTACCTCAACGGCCTGTCGCTCCTGCGCGCGGGCGAGCAGTTCGGGCTGGACCCGTCGCGCATCGGCTTTGGCGGGGCGGACCCGGGGCTGCCCCAGAAGTTCAGCTTCGAGCCCATCACCCGGCACTACGCCTTCCTCAGCTTCCAGAAGCCCAAGATTCGCGACGACTTCACCTTCTCGGTGGTGCTCGTCTCCAGCCTTCAGGACCTGTCCGGGCTGGTGAGCCCCAGCCTCGCCTGGTCCGCCAAGGAGTGGCTGACGCTCACCCTGTCCGCCTTCGTTCCCTACGCGGGCCCCCGCTCACTTGCCGCCAAGAGACCCGGAACCGGGGAGGCGGTGAGCGAGTTCAGCCTCCTGCCCCTCCAGTATCGCGGCCTGTTCCAGGCCCGCATCTTCTACTGAAAGACGACCATGACCTCTGCGAACACCTCCTCGAACATCCTCGACCTCCAGGGCATCACCAAGGACTACCTGCTGGGAAAGACGAAGGTCAGCGCCCTGCGCGGCGTGGACCTGTCCGTCGCGGCCGGTGAGTTCACCGTGGTGACGGGCCCCTCGGGCAGCGGCAAGACGACGCTGCTCAACATCATCGGCTGCCTGGACCGGGCCACCTCGGGCTCCTACAAGCTCGACGGGGAAGAGGTGGGCCACCGCGACTTCGACGCGCTCGCCGAGGTGCGCAACCGGAAGATCGGCTTCATCTTCCAGAACTTCAACCTCATCCCCGTGCTGAACGTGGCGGAGAACATCGAGTTCCCCTGCGTGGTGCGCCGTGGCGGCGAGGGCAAGGCGGCCCTGCGCCAGCGCGTGGAGGCCCTGGCGGAGGCGGTGGGGCTCAAGCCCTACCTGCACCACCGGCCGGACGAGCTGTCGGGCGGCCAGCGCCAGCGCGTGGCCATTGCCCGGGCGCTCATCACCGAGCCCAAGCTGGTGCTCGCCGACGAGCCCACCGCCAACCTCGACTCCTCGACGAGCGAGCAGATCATCGATCTGATGCTCCGGCTCAACCGCGAGAACGGGGTGACGTTCCTGTTCTCCACCCACGACCCGCGGGTGGTGAGCCACGCCCGTCGCGCGCTCCACATCCAGGATGGCAAGATGCTGCAGGGCGAGTTCCGGGGCGCGGCGCCCCAGGCCCACGCCCACGCGTCTTGAGCCCCGGGCCTTCGATTCACCGTGTTGACCGCATTGCTTGATTCATCTGGGAGGACGTCATGAAAGAACTCGATTTCTGGCACCCCGTCATTCAGAGCCAGGACCTGAAGGACAAGCCCCTGGCCGTGACCGTCTTGGGCAAGAACATCGCCCTGTTCCGCACCGCGGACGGCAAGGTGGGCGCGCTGGAGGACCGCTGCCC
Proteins encoded:
- a CDS encoding ABC transporter ATP-binding protein, whose translation is MTSANTSSNILDLQGITKDYLLGKTKVSALRGVDLSVAAGEFTVVTGPSGSGKTTLLNIIGCLDRATSGSYKLDGEEVGHRDFDALAEVRNRKIGFIFQNFNLIPVLNVAENIEFPCVVRRGGEGKAALRQRVEALAEAVGLKPYLHHRPDELSGGQRQRVAIARALITEPKLVLADEPTANLDSSTSEQIIDLMLRLNRENGVTFLFSTHDPRVVSHARRALHIQDGKMLQGEFRGAAPQAHAHAS